The Camelina sativa cultivar DH55 chromosome 14, Cs, whole genome shotgun sequence genome includes a window with the following:
- the LOC104742252 gene encoding uncharacterized protein LOC104742252 has product MSFVANLVIKSFDRASTVCVEDVVDSFRVAYVENGGDDDDSGYDYAPAA; this is encoded by the coding sequence atGTCTTTCGTTGCAAACTTGGTCATCAAGAGCTTTGACCGTGCTTCCACGGTATGTGTTGAAGATGTGGTGGATAGTTTTCGAGTAGCATATGTTGAGAATGGTGGTGATGACGATGACAGTGGCTACGATTATGCTCCTGCTGCGTGA